From the Leptolyngbya sp. O-77 genome, one window contains:
- a CDS encoding biotin transporter BioY, translating into MRRIIAPTDLLWALIGLALTIGGTFLRASITNVPWEWGHSGLQTHSLGVTFQLGAVLLVGCLGGRNAAAMSQIAYVLLGLTWFNIFAQGGGLEYIHRPSFGYLLGFIPGAWICGALAFRVPPRLESLAFSCLCGLVTVHLVGMTYLAIAHSSNWLLAPTLPLGQLLILHSLQPLLGQLAILCAVTVISFALRHLLFY; encoded by the coding sequence GTGCGTCGCATCATCGCCCCTACCGACTTGCTTTGGGCCCTGATCGGGTTGGCGCTGACAATTGGCGGCACGTTTCTTCGGGCTTCAATTACCAATGTCCCGTGGGAGTGGGGACACAGCGGGCTGCAAACGCACTCACTGGGAGTCACGTTTCAGCTTGGGGCAGTCCTGCTGGTGGGGTGTCTGGGGGGGCGCAACGCGGCGGCTATGTCTCAGATTGCTTATGTGCTGCTGGGGCTGACGTGGTTCAATATCTTTGCCCAAGGCGGCGGGCTAGAGTATATTCACCGCCCTAGTTTTGGCTATTTGCTGGGGTTTATCCCTGGTGCGTGGATTTGTGGAGCGCTGGCGTTTCGCGTGCCGCCTCGCCTAGAATCGCTGGCCTTTAGCTGTCTGTGTGGACTGGTAACGGTGCATCTGGTAGGCATGACCTATTTGGCGATCGCCCATTCCAGCAACTGGCTCCTGGCTCCCACGCTGCCGCTGGGCCAGCTTCTCATCCTGCATTCCCTCCAGCCACTCCTGGGGCAACTGGCAATTTTGTGCGCCGTCACGGTCATCTCCTTTGCCCTGCGTCATCTGCTGTTTTATTAA
- a CDS encoding ribonuclease Z, giving the protein MQITFLGTSSGVPTRSRNVSSIALQLPQRAETWLFDCGEGTQHQILRSDIRISQISRIFITHMHGDHIYGLMGLLSSIGLAGNPTRIDVYGPPKLEDYLRACGRYSQTHFSYPVKVHTVEPGVVFEDAEYVVSCEALTHRVPAFGYRVSEKDRPGRFNVEQAEALGIPAGPLYGRLKRGEVVTLPDGRQINGADLCGEVQIGRKFVYCTDTIYCDSAVELARDADVLVHEATFAHQDADLAYQRLHSTSTMAAQVALNAGVQQLIMTHFSPRYAPGNAIALEDLLTEARAIFPNTLMAQDFYTHEIPRRRPAALTASRRPPSPSRR; this is encoded by the coding sequence TTGCAAATTACATTTTTGGGAACCAGTTCGGGGGTGCCAACGCGATCGCGCAATGTGTCGAGCATCGCGCTGCAACTGCCGCAGCGGGCAGAAACCTGGCTGTTTGACTGTGGCGAAGGGACTCAGCACCAGATTTTGCGGAGCGATATCCGCATCAGCCAGATTAGCCGCATTTTCATCACCCACATGCACGGCGACCACATCTACGGGCTGATGGGGCTGCTGTCGAGCATTGGGCTGGCGGGCAACCCCACGCGCATCGATGTCTATGGCCCACCGAAACTGGAGGACTATTTGCGGGCCTGTGGTCGCTATTCCCAGACCCACTTCTCCTATCCCGTCAAGGTTCACACGGTCGAACCGGGCGTGGTGTTTGAAGATGCCGAGTATGTGGTGAGCTGCGAGGCGCTGACGCACCGCGTCCCGGCCTTTGGCTATCGCGTGTCAGAAAAAGACCGGCCCGGCCGGTTCAACGTAGAGCAAGCCGAGGCGCTGGGCATTCCCGCCGGGCCGCTCTATGGTCGGCTGAAACGGGGGGAAGTGGTGACGCTGCCCGACGGCCGCCAGATTAATGGCGCAGACCTCTGCGGCGAGGTGCAGATCGGGCGCAAGTTTGTCTATTGCACGGACACGATTTATTGCGACAGTGCGGTAGAACTGGCGCGGGATGCCGATGTGCTGGTTCACGAAGCGACATTTGCCCATCAAGATGCCGACCTGGCCTATCAGCGGCTCCATTCCACCTCCACGATGGCGGCGCAGGTGGCGCTGAATGCGGGCGTACAGCAGCTAATCATGACCCATTTCAGCCCGCGCTATGCCCCTGGAAATGCGATCGCCCTCGAAGATTTGCTCACCGAGGCCCGCGCTATTTTCCCAAACACCCTCATGGCGCAAGATTTTTACACCCACGAAATTCCGCGCCGTCGCCCTGCCGCCCTCACGGCTAGTCGCCGCCCCCCATCCCCGTCCCGGCGCTAA
- the mgtE gene encoding magnesium transporter — MTALKDESPSGSPSLSQTELRPIVRSQLQLLLEANNLPDAKALLVPAQPADIAEAIEDLPNPLQAIAFRLLPKDEAIEVYEYLDLEVQQSLIEEFRGQDVLDIVEQMSPDDRARLFDELPAKVVTRLLSQLSPKERGATALLLGYEPGTAGRIMTPEYLSLEEGWDATQALAHIRSLARASEMIYYLYVTDGSRRLTGILSLRDLVVAQPEQTIGDIMVREVVSVQTDTAQEDVARLIQRYDFLALPVVDAERRLVGIVTVDDVLDVLEAEATKEIYQLGGVQSGDASYFQTNLLTVARRRVVWLLVLLITNTGTSAVIRSQQDVLEQVVALTAFIPLLIGTGGNVGAQSSTVIIRGLNTDELRSTKPWAVIGREAIAGAFLGIMLGAVVLLWAYLLQGNLVVAIAVGTSLVSISVLASIAGSSLPFLFQRLGFDPALMSAPFITTFVDVLGVMIYLNVARLILKL, encoded by the coding sequence TTGACCGCTCTTAAAGACGAGTCTCCATCAGGTTCCCCAAGCCTTTCCCAAACTGAGTTGCGTCCCATCGTGCGGTCGCAACTCCAGTTATTGCTAGAAGCCAATAACCTGCCGGATGCCAAAGCCCTCCTCGTGCCTGCGCAGCCAGCCGACATTGCCGAAGCGATTGAAGATTTGCCCAACCCCCTCCAGGCGATCGCCTTTCGCCTGTTACCCAAGGACGAAGCCATTGAGGTGTACGAATACCTCGACCTGGAGGTACAGCAATCGCTGATCGAAGAATTTCGCGGCCAGGATGTACTGGATATCGTGGAGCAGATGTCGCCCGACGACCGCGCCCGCCTGTTCGACGAGCTGCCCGCCAAGGTCGTGACGCGGCTACTGTCGCAGCTTAGTCCCAAGGAGCGTGGCGCAACGGCCCTGCTGTTGGGCTATGAACCGGGCACCGCTGGGCGCATCATGACCCCCGAATACCTTTCCCTAGAGGAAGGGTGGGACGCAACCCAGGCGCTCGCGCACATCCGCAGCCTCGCCCGCGCCAGCGAAATGATCTATTACCTCTACGTCACGGACGGCTCCCGGCGGCTGACGGGCATCCTCTCCCTGCGCGACCTGGTGGTGGCCCAGCCAGAGCAGACGATCGGCGACATCATGGTGCGCGAGGTGGTCAGCGTGCAAACCGACACGGCCCAAGAAGACGTGGCGCGGCTGATTCAGCGGTACGACTTTTTGGCGCTGCCCGTGGTGGATGCCGAGCGGCGGCTGGTGGGCATCGTCACGGTAGACGACGTGCTGGACGTGCTGGAAGCCGAGGCCACCAAAGAAATCTACCAACTGGGCGGCGTGCAGTCGGGCGATGCCAGCTATTTTCAGACCAATCTGCTGACGGTGGCGCGGCGGCGGGTGGTCTGGCTGCTGGTGCTGCTGATTACCAACACGGGGACGAGTGCCGTGATTCGCAGCCAGCAGGACGTACTGGAGCAGGTGGTGGCCCTAACGGCGTTTATCCCGCTGCTGATTGGCACAGGCGGCAACGTGGGCGCACAGTCGTCTACCGTCATCATTCGCGGGCTGAATACCGACGAACTGCGCTCCACCAAACCCTGGGCGGTGATCGGACGAGAGGCGATCGCCGGGGCGTTTCTGGGCATCATGCTGGGCGCGGTCGTGTTGCTGTGGGCATACCTGTTGCAGGGTAATCTCGTAGTGGCGATCGCCGTTGGTACGAGTCTAGTGAGCATTTCCGTCCTGGCCTCGATAGCAGGCTCCAGCCTACCCTTCCTGTTCCAGCGGCTAGGGTTCGACCCCGCCCTCATGTCGGCCCCATTCATCACCACGTTTGTCGATGTCCTGGGCGTGATGATTTACTTAAACGTGGCCCGGCTAATCCTCAAGCTATAG
- a CDS encoding tetratricopeptide repeat protein, with protein MDGLLNDVGNLCWLLSRNSSAPDQVLPNLRQAIQSYQLALKKLDTHTQAQSYPMLHNNLGAAYADLARYEQPVENLQKSAQSYREALRYRDASSDPARYASTQNNLGTTYWNLAQHHQPKESLKRAIAAYQEALKYPNSQPPLSYAMIQNNLGTALWSLAQIEQPEIYLPKAIAAYRPVASAAHPGCSPGGLLPPHKTTWARPSGIWPCVWAIAPKSSSKSSRQPSSPTKLPYRAWQS; from the coding sequence GTGGACGGATTGCTGAATGACGTGGGCAATCTCTGCTGGCTGCTGTCGCGCAACTCGTCTGCCCCTGACCAGGTGCTGCCCAACCTGCGGCAGGCGATTCAGTCCTACCAACTTGCGCTCAAGAAGCTGGACACCCACACCCAGGCCCAGAGCTATCCCATGCTGCACAACAACCTGGGGGCAGCCTACGCCGATTTGGCCCGCTACGAGCAGCCCGTTGAGAATTTACAGAAATCGGCGCAATCTTACCGAGAGGCGCTGCGCTATCGGGATGCCAGCAGCGATCCTGCCCGCTATGCCTCGACGCAGAATAACCTGGGCACGACCTACTGGAATCTGGCACAGCACCACCAGCCCAAAGAGTCTCTGAAGCGGGCGATCGCCGCCTATCAGGAAGCACTGAAATATCCCAATAGCCAGCCGCCGCTGAGCTACGCCATGATTCAAAACAATCTGGGCACGGCGCTATGGAGTTTGGCACAGATCGAGCAGCCAGAGATATACTTACCCAAGGCGATCGCCGCCTATCGCCCAGTCGCTTCAGCAGCGCACCCTGGATGCAGCCCCGGCGGCCTTTTGCCGCCACACAAAACAACCTGGGCACGGCCCTCTGGCATCTGGCCCTGTGTCTGGGCGATCGCCCCCAAGAGCAGCTCCAAAAGCTCCAGGCAGCCATCCAGTCCTACGAAGCTGCCCTACAGGGCGTGGCAAAGCTAG
- a CDS encoding ABC transporter substrate-binding protein, which yields MANGSGTLGLRWLGRGGAIALLLAAAACQPPTPTSSTSSPAASPAAGGSGALKLGTLLPVTGDLAQYGQPMQDSVGFLVETVNACGGVMGQPVQLVSEDDQTDPAAGASGMTKLAEVDRVGAVVGAAASSVSSAAVDIAVRNQVVQISPSSTSPVFTERAKKGEFNGFWLRTAPPDTFQGDALAQLANQEGIKTIAILAINNDYGNGLVQSFVPAFKALGGTVVNESNPTKYAPNATSFDSEVGSAFGSKPDAVLIIAYPESGSIILKAAQEQGFLDGTTKVLFTDGMKTDNLAELVGKTADGKFIVTGMMGTAPSAGGPGLDDFRDRYREKFNRDPQVYDPNSWDAAALLVLAAEAAKSGSGPAIKDSIRNVSNPPGEQTTDICTALSLVREGKDIDFQGASGSLDFDEQGDVVGSYDVWTVNDAGKIEVKSTINVGG from the coding sequence TTGGCCAATGGTTCAGGCACATTGGGGCTACGCTGGCTGGGCCGGGGTGGGGCGATCGCCCTTCTGTTGGCCGCAGCCGCCTGCCAACCGCCCACGCCGACCAGTAGCACGTCTAGCCCAGCCGCCAGTCCGGCCGCAGGCGGATCGGGTGCGCTGAAACTGGGGACGCTCTTGCCCGTCACGGGCGACCTGGCCCAATATGGACAACCCATGCAAGATAGCGTCGGGTTCTTGGTGGAAACCGTCAATGCCTGTGGAGGCGTGATGGGGCAGCCCGTGCAACTAGTGTCTGAGGACGACCAGACTGACCCAGCCGCAGGTGCATCCGGGATGACCAAGCTGGCCGAGGTGGATCGAGTCGGCGCAGTGGTGGGCGCAGCCGCTAGTTCCGTCTCCAGTGCTGCTGTGGATATTGCAGTGCGAAATCAGGTGGTGCAAATCTCCCCCTCCAGCACCAGTCCTGTATTTACCGAGCGGGCGAAGAAGGGAGAATTTAACGGCTTTTGGCTGCGAACTGCGCCCCCCGACACCTTCCAGGGTGACGCGCTAGCCCAACTCGCCAATCAGGAAGGCATCAAAACGATCGCCATCCTCGCCATCAACAATGACTACGGCAACGGACTCGTCCAGTCCTTCGTGCCTGCCTTCAAAGCCTTGGGCGGCACAGTCGTCAACGAATCCAACCCCACCAAATACGCCCCCAACGCCACCAGTTTTGACTCGGAAGTGGGCAGCGCCTTTGGCAGCAAACCCGATGCCGTGCTGATCATTGCCTATCCCGAATCGGGCAGCATTATTCTTAAAGCCGCCCAGGAGCAGGGCTTCCTCGACGGCACGACTAAGGTGCTTTTCACCGACGGCATGAAGACCGACAACCTGGCGGAACTGGTCGGCAAGACGGCCGACGGCAAGTTCATCGTGACGGGCATGATGGGGACGGCCCCCAGCGCAGGCGGCCCGGGGCTAGACGACTTCCGCGATCGCTACCGAGAAAAGTTCAACCGCGACCCACAGGTCTATGACCCCAATAGCTGGGACGCGGCGGCGCTCCTCGTTTTGGCAGCAGAGGCCGCCAAGAGTGGCAGCGGCCCCGCCATCAAAGACAGCATCCGCAATGTATCCAACCCACCGGGTGAACAAACGACTGACATCTGCACAGCACTGTCCCTTGTTCGGGAAGGCAAGGATATAGACTTTCAGGGAGCAAGCGGCAGCCTGGACTTTGACGAGCAGGGGGACGTGGTGGGCAGCTACGACGTTTGGACGGTCAATGATGCCGGAAAAATTGAGGTGAAGTCCACGATTAACGTCGGCGGATAA
- the thrC gene encoding threonine synthase gives MVQPVDRPASSASSAAAWGGLIETYRRYLPVTAQTPVVTLLEGNTPLIPAPAIAQEIGRGVQVFVKYDGLNPTGSFKDRGMTMAISKAKEAGAEAVICASTGNTSAAAAAYARRGGLRPFVLIPDGYVAVGKLAQALLYGAEVLAIQGNFDRALQIVRDMAEHYPITLVNSVNPYRLEGQKTAAFEIVDVLGTAPDWLCIPVGNAGNITAYWMGFCQYHQEGKCDRLPRMMGFQAAGASPLVSGAPVPHPETLATAIRIGNPASWEKAIAVRDASQGEFNAVTDEEILAAYRLLASREGIFCEPASASSVAGLLKVKDRVPAEATVVCVLTGNGLKDPDTAIKHCENQFKGGIAPELEAVAQAMGF, from the coding sequence CTGGTTCAACCTGTTGATCGACCTGCGAGTTCTGCCAGCAGCGCGGCTGCTTGGGGCGGGCTGATCGAAACCTATCGCCGCTATCTGCCCGTGACGGCGCAAACGCCCGTGGTGACGCTGCTAGAGGGCAACACGCCGCTGATCCCCGCGCCAGCGATCGCCCAAGAGATTGGTCGCGGCGTGCAGGTGTTTGTCAAATACGACGGGCTGAACCCGACGGGCAGTTTCAAAGACCGGGGCATGACCATGGCCATTTCCAAAGCCAAGGAAGCCGGAGCAGAAGCGGTGATCTGTGCCAGCACAGGCAATACCTCCGCTGCGGCCGCCGCCTACGCCAGACGGGGAGGGCTGCGTCCCTTTGTGCTAATTCCCGATGGCTATGTGGCGGTGGGCAAGCTGGCCCAGGCGCTCCTCTATGGCGCAGAGGTGCTGGCGATTCAGGGCAACTTTGACCGGGCGCTGCAAATTGTGCGCGACATGGCGGAGCATTACCCGATTACGCTGGTGAACTCGGTCAATCCCTACCGCCTGGAGGGGCAAAAGACCGCCGCCTTTGAAATTGTGGACGTGCTGGGCACTGCGCCCGACTGGCTCTGCATTCCCGTTGGCAACGCGGGTAACATCACTGCTTACTGGATGGGCTTTTGCCAATATCACCAAGAAGGCAAGTGCGATCGCCTGCCCCGGATGATGGGCTTTCAGGCGGCGGGCGCATCGCCCTTGGTCAGCGGGGCCCCGGTTCCCCATCCCGAAACGCTGGCCACCGCAATCCGCATTGGCAACCCCGCAAGCTGGGAAAAGGCGATCGCCGTCCGCGATGCCAGCCAGGGCGAGTTCAACGCCGTCACCGACGAAGAAATTCTGGCTGCGTACCGCCTGCTGGCCAGCCGCGAGGGTATTTTCTGCGAACCCGCCAGCGCCTCTTCTGTGGCGGGCCTGCTCAAGGTGAAAGATCGCGTGCCTGCGGAAGCTACCGTCGTCTGCGTCCTCACAGGAAATGGGCTAAAAGACCCCGACACCGCCATTAAACACTGCGAAAACCAGTTCAAAGGCGGCATTGCGCCAGAGTTGGAGGCCGTCGCGCAGGCAATGGGATTTTAG
- a CDS encoding helix-turn-helix domain-containing protein, whose amino-acid sequence MGKAGNALRTVLTTYGISQNRLAVTMGISRGTVNNWFNETRDPTAESIPAIVAALDTLNPAAAQDFLRLYLDEYWAKRLD is encoded by the coding sequence ATGGGTAAAGCAGGCAACGCGCTAAGAACTGTTCTAACCACCTATGGCATTAGCCAAAATCGCCTAGCCGTAACGATGGGCATTAGTCGTGGCACGGTCAACAATTGGTTTAACGAAACGCGAGATCCCACCGCAGAATCAATTCCTGCGATTGTGGCGGCGTTGGACACGCTCAATCCGGCGGCAGCGCAGGACTTTTTGCGGCTGTATCTGGACGAATACTGGGCCAAGCGATTGGATTAA
- a CDS encoding helix-turn-helix domain-containing protein, whose product MGKAGKALRQVLETYSISQNKLAVTMGLNRSTVYQWFHEVTDPSAESLLDIVAALDTLNPAAARDFLRLYLDEYWAKRLD is encoded by the coding sequence ATGGGCAAAGCAGGCAAAGCGCTCCGGCAAGTTTTAGAAACCTACAGCATTAGCCAAAATAAGCTGGCGGTGACAATGGGACTGAATCGTTCCACGGTGTATCAGTGGTTCCATGAAGTGACCGATCCTTCAGCAGAGTCCCTGCTAGACATTGTGGCGGCGTTGGACACGCTCAATCCGGCGGCAGCACGGGACTTTTTGCGGCTGTATCTGGACGAATATTGGGCCAAGCGATTGGATTAA
- a CDS encoding PD-(D/E)XK nuclease family protein encodes MAKRARRGYLVDAAGRSLPSVSTILNATKPPEAREALAKWRDRLGAEEAGRIAIAASRRGSQTHAHIRRYLAGEHPTCPDAVRPYWESLEPIVAEIQNVRLLEAPVFHYDLGYAGKVDCVASYRGVPCVLDWKTGDRPKGSIERLYDGPLQLAAYCGAVNHYCEAEKIYIREAMLVVAIPHQPAEVFRFEPGAIAQYWGQWQRRVGEYYRRMGSR; translated from the coding sequence GTGGCAAAGCGGGCGAGGCGGGGCTATCTGGTCGATGCGGCGGGGCGATCGCTGCCCAGCGTCAGCACGATCCTCAACGCCACCAAGCCGCCAGAGGCAAGAGAGGCGCTGGCAAAATGGCGCGATCGCCTGGGGGCAGAGGAGGCAGGACGCATCGCCATCGCCGCCAGCCGCCGGGGCAGCCAGACCCACGCCCACATCCGCCGCTATCTGGCAGGCGAACATCCCACCTGTCCCGACGCAGTGCGCCCCTACTGGGAAAGCCTGGAGCCGATTGTGGCAGAAATCCAGAACGTGCGGCTGCTAGAAGCGCCCGTGTTTCACTATGACCTGGGCTATGCGGGCAAAGTGGACTGCGTCGCCAGCTATCGCGGCGTGCCCTGCGTGCTGGACTGGAAGACGGGCGATCGCCCCAAGGGCAGTATCGAGCGGCTGTATGACGGGCCGCTGCAACTGGCAGCCTACTGCGGCGCGGTGAACCATTACTGCGAAGCCGAGAAGATTTACATCCGCGAAGCCATGCTGGTGGTGGCTATTCCCCACCAGCCCGCCGAAGTGTTTCGGTTTGAACCGGGGGCGATCGCCCAATACTGGGGCCAGTGGCAGCGGCGCGTAGGGGAATACTATCGGCGCATGGGGTCGAGATAG
- a CDS encoding Crp/Fnr family transcriptional regulator, giving the protein MIQNATVSTHDAPSIGEPALQLVSSVRSFQRKDLLPLEPDSVWSIEQGIVRTLTWDEEGRTIGLGFWGQGDVLGLPLSPISPYQAECITSVKVAKLSLDSRHLQEGLIRRARKSEELLTIVHQPSVVMRLLQLLEWLAAHFGQSVPGGRSLDVLLTHQELAETISTTRVTVTRLLSQLEQEGKIERSQRNLTLLVPNS; this is encoded by the coding sequence ATGATTCAAAATGCAACTGTTTCCACTCACGACGCTCCCTCGATAGGGGAACCCGCGCTCCAGCTTGTTTCATCAGTTCGCTCGTTTCAGCGCAAAGATTTGCTTCCGCTTGAGCCGGATAGTGTTTGGTCGATTGAGCAAGGAATTGTGCGAACGCTGACTTGGGATGAGGAAGGACGCACGATTGGGCTAGGCTTTTGGGGACAAGGGGATGTGCTGGGTTTGCCGCTATCGCCGATTTCGCCTTACCAGGCCGAATGCATCACCTCCGTCAAGGTGGCGAAACTGTCGCTCGATAGTCGGCATCTCCAGGAAGGACTGATCCGCCGCGCCCGCAAGAGCGAAGAGCTACTGACAATCGTCCATCAGCCCTCGGTGGTGATGCGACTGTTGCAGCTTTTGGAATGGCTAGCGGCACACTTTGGTCAATCGGTTCCAGGTGGGCGATCGCTCGACGTGCTGCTAACCCATCAAGAACTCGCAGAAACCATCAGCACCACCCGCGTCACCGTGACTCGCCTGCTGAGCCAGCTAGAACAAGAGGGCAAAATCGAGCGATCGCAGCGCAACCTGACGCTATTAGTGCCCAACTCCTAA